In one Candidatus Eisenbacteria bacterium genomic region, the following are encoded:
- a CDS encoding acyltransferase: MKEIRALTTLRALAALLVFLYHYQALYVEEARAAGRTLWDPFLPIWRSGAVGVSIFFVLSGFLITRLYYDRFAAGAVTLREYFVKRVARIGPLFLAFAVLQHLGMIFFGERPQASWLVTLSMTQGFFWDLRYRGLPTAWSLTIEESFYAVAPLLFAAIAGLALRRAPPSARLSRRDGIALLSVLAAATLVLAGAGALVLAVVTAKHWTPFGFMADPEHVLHATLAGRFPEFAIGMTCAFLHRDGWPERALAGHRATRAALGAFAGIVALMAVKDAAARADAMLAGLASSLGIAMLAGLLILALTREDQPVARALSHPLGVALGKVSYGFYLIQTSLLAAPFVGLAEKLGPLRLPAEYVFLNLVCAFFYARLERPLRSEIVRRWSGGRLGDAAR, translated from the coding sequence ATGAAGGAGATCCGCGCACTCACCACGCTGCGGGCGCTGGCCGCGCTGCTGGTGTTTCTCTATCACTACCAGGCGCTCTACGTGGAGGAAGCGCGCGCGGCCGGCCGGACCCTGTGGGATCCGTTCCTGCCGATCTGGCGCTCGGGCGCGGTCGGCGTTTCCATTTTCTTCGTGCTCTCCGGGTTCCTGATCACCCGGCTCTATTACGACCGTTTCGCCGCCGGCGCCGTGACGCTGCGCGAGTACTTCGTCAAGCGCGTCGCCCGCATCGGGCCGTTGTTCCTCGCGTTCGCGGTCCTGCAGCACCTGGGAATGATCTTCTTCGGCGAACGGCCGCAGGCGTCGTGGCTCGTCACCCTGTCCATGACGCAGGGCTTCTTCTGGGACCTGCGCTACCGCGGCCTGCCGACGGCGTGGTCGCTGACGATCGAGGAAAGCTTCTACGCGGTCGCGCCGCTGCTGTTCGCGGCGATCGCCGGGCTCGCGCTACGGCGCGCGCCGCCGTCCGCCCGCCTGTCGCGCCGCGACGGGATCGCGCTGCTGTCGGTCCTCGCCGCCGCGACGCTGGTCCTTGCCGGCGCGGGCGCGCTCGTCCTGGCGGTCGTGACCGCGAAGCACTGGACGCCCTTCGGCTTCATGGCCGATCCGGAGCACGTCCTGCACGCGACGCTGGCCGGACGCTTTCCCGAGTTCGCGATCGGCATGACCTGCGCCTTCCTGCACCGCGACGGCTGGCCCGAGCGCGCGCTGGCGGGCCATCGCGCGACCCGGGCGGCGCTCGGCGCGTTCGCGGGGATCGTCGCGCTCATGGCGGTCAAGGACGCCGCGGCGCGCGCCGACGCGATGTTGGCCGGCCTGGCCTCGAGCCTCGGGATCGCGATGCTGGCGGGCCTGCTGATCCTGGCGCTGACCCGCGAGGACCAGCCGGTTGCGCGGGCGCTCTCGCATCCGCTGGGCGTCGCTCTGGGAAAAGTCTCGTACGGCTTCTATCTCATCCAGACGAGCCTGCTGGCCGCGCCGTTCGTGGGCCTCGCCGAGAAGCTGGGGCCGCTTCGCCTGCCGGCGGAGTACGTCTTCCTGAACCTGGTCTGCGCGTTCTTCTACGCGCGGCTCGAGCGTCCGCTGCGGAGCGAGATCGTCCGGCGCTGGTCGGGCGGCAGGCTGGGAGACGCGGCGCGCTGA
- the rsmB gene encoding 16S rRNA (cytosine(967)-C(5))-methyltransferase RsmB, with amino-acid sequence MNRSRPAYERDSRVRWRRDGRPSPATPPAWQRRRAEVSGVPVEDHTRRAPRATAFEESAPPLPGDPREAALRILHAVDTRSAFSDRLLDSAHQRAGEDVRDRALLHELVKGTLRWRGRLDWALDPRVHIGLQAVQPWIRNVLRLGAYQILMLDRIPAHAAVDESVKLAHKYGHPGAAGLVNSVLRRLAEEKATLEWPAGDDAESLAVFGSHPLWMVERWLARFGAAETRALLLANNRTVPTGLRVNTLRGTREQLIAKLAGEGVTATPASLSPDLVWVEGHQSPGNLAAFKGGWCTAQDESEALVGRVVAPEPHERLLDLCAAPGGKSTHLAELIGDEGEVWAMERDAHRVASLEATIARLGQHAIHVVHGDGRTYTFPMPFDRALVDAPCSGLGVLARRADARWRKGPETFAELSAVQLELLDAAARRVRPGGVLVYSVCSFEPEETDAVIAAFLASHPEYRVESVAGSVPAQVVTPEGFLRVLPQRDGCDGAFAARLRRS; translated from the coding sequence GTGAACCGCTCGCGTCCGGCGTACGAGCGCGATTCGCGTGTGCGCTGGCGACGCGACGGACGGCCGTCGCCGGCCACTCCGCCGGCGTGGCAGCGGCGGCGCGCCGAGGTGTCGGGCGTGCCGGTCGAGGACCACACGCGCCGCGCGCCACGCGCGACGGCGTTCGAGGAGTCGGCGCCGCCGCTTCCCGGCGACCCGCGCGAGGCGGCGCTGCGCATCCTGCACGCGGTGGACACGCGCAGCGCGTTCAGCGACCGGCTGCTCGACTCCGCGCACCAGCGCGCGGGAGAGGATGTCCGCGACCGCGCGCTGCTGCACGAGCTGGTGAAGGGCACGCTGCGCTGGCGGGGGCGGCTCGACTGGGCGCTGGATCCGCGCGTGCACATCGGCCTGCAGGCCGTGCAGCCGTGGATCCGCAACGTCCTGCGCCTGGGCGCCTACCAGATCCTGATGCTCGACCGCATCCCGGCCCACGCCGCCGTGGACGAGTCGGTGAAGCTGGCGCACAAGTACGGACATCCGGGAGCGGCGGGCCTGGTGAACAGCGTGCTGCGCCGGCTCGCCGAGGAAAAGGCGACGCTCGAGTGGCCCGCCGGCGACGACGCCGAATCGCTCGCGGTCTTCGGCTCGCACCCGCTGTGGATGGTCGAGCGCTGGCTCGCCCGCTTCGGAGCCGCCGAGACGCGGGCGCTGCTGCTCGCCAACAACCGCACGGTGCCGACCGGCCTGCGCGTCAACACGCTGCGCGGCACGCGCGAGCAGTTGATCGCGAAGCTCGCCGGGGAAGGCGTGACCGCGACACCGGCGTCGCTCTCGCCCGACCTCGTGTGGGTCGAAGGCCACCAGTCGCCGGGCAACCTCGCCGCGTTCAAGGGCGGCTGGTGCACGGCGCAGGACGAGAGCGAGGCGCTCGTCGGCCGCGTCGTCGCGCCCGAGCCGCACGAGCGGCTGCTCGACCTGTGCGCCGCGCCGGGGGGCAAGAGCACGCACCTGGCCGAGCTGATCGGCGACGAGGGCGAGGTATGGGCGATGGAGCGCGACGCGCACCGGGTGGCGTCGCTCGAAGCGACGATCGCGCGGCTGGGACAGCACGCGATCCACGTCGTGCACGGCGACGGCCGCACGTACACGTTCCCGATGCCCTTCGACCGGGCGCTCGTGGACGCGCCGTGCTCGGGGCTCGGCGTGCTCGCACGCCGCGCCGACGCGCGCTGGCGCAAGGGGCCCGAGACGTTCGCCGAACTGTCGGCCGTGCAGCTCGAGCTGCTCGACGCGGCCGCGCGGCGGGTGCGCCCCGGCGGCGTGCTGGTCTACAGCGTCTGCAGCTTCGAGCCCGAGGAGACCGACGCGGTGATCGCGGCGTTCCTCGCTTCGCACCCCGAGTATCGGGTGGAGAGCGTGGCCGGCTCGGTGCCCGCGCAGGTGGTGACGCCGGAGGGGTTCCTGCGCGTGCTGCCGCAGCGCGACGGCTGCGACGGCGCGTTCGCCGCGAGGCTGCGTCGGTCGTGA
- a CDS encoding PASTA domain-containing protein, giving the protein MSERPPREEPHAGSGGGPPPFVERRRGHPLRETLLVSAAALLAFAVGLGIFNRVLMPRLIHSGGEVRVPDLQNLSMDQAEQALKASGLQLSRAGERFDPSVPRGFILAQDPDPDTPVRRNRRVLVTTSLGEEFSSVPELFGESRRGAQLLIDRAGLRVGGVTRAPSEDVGQDLVAGSDPPAETVLPRGTAISLLVSTGPGPEVYVMPDLVGREISGVRRQLEGLGFRVLVPPAAASVGPIVSQSPPAGSRVTTDTQIVLQATGRLIR; this is encoded by the coding sequence GTGAGCGAGCGGCCCCCGCGGGAGGAGCCGCACGCCGGCAGCGGCGGCGGACCGCCGCCGTTCGTCGAGCGGCGCCGCGGGCATCCGCTGCGCGAGACGCTGCTGGTGTCCGCGGCGGCGCTGCTCGCGTTCGCGGTCGGGCTCGGCATCTTCAACCGCGTCCTGATGCCGCGGCTCATCCACAGCGGCGGCGAGGTGCGCGTGCCCGACCTTCAGAACCTGTCCATGGACCAGGCCGAGCAGGCCCTGAAGGCGTCGGGGCTGCAGCTGTCGCGGGCGGGGGAGCGCTTCGACCCTTCGGTGCCGCGCGGCTTCATCCTCGCGCAGGACCCCGACCCGGACACGCCGGTCCGGCGCAACCGCCGCGTGCTCGTCACGACGAGTCTCGGCGAGGAGTTCAGCTCCGTGCCGGAGCTCTTCGGTGAGTCGCGCCGGGGCGCGCAGCTGCTGATCGACCGTGCCGGACTGCGCGTCGGCGGGGTGACGCGCGCGCCGAGCGAGGACGTGGGCCAGGACCTGGTCGCGGGCTCCGACCCGCCGGCCGAGACGGTGCTGCCGCGGGGCACGGCGATCTCGCTGCTCGTCTCGACCGGCCCGGGCCCTGAGGTGTACGTGATGCCCGACCTGGTCGGACGCGAGATCAGCGGCGTGCGTCGCCAGCTCGAAGGGCTGGGCTTTCGCGTGCTCGTTCCACCCGCGGCGGCCAGCGTCGGCCCGATCGTTTCGCAGTCGCCGCCCGCGGGCTCGCGGGTCACGACCGACACGCAGATCGTCCTGCAGGCGACCGGCCGGCTGATCCGATGA
- the rpe gene encoding ribulose-phosphate 3-epimerase — MNATAPIAAPSILSADFSRLAEELAIADPELDWVHCDVMDNHFVPNLTFGPILIAATRKLTRAFVDVHLMMERPWAMVEEFRRAGADQITVHLEACAETREVLRQIRETGAKAGLALKPATPFGAVAPYLPDLDTLLVMTVEPGFGGQSFMPGMLDKVRAAHAERAKKNLAFRIEVDGGIHSETARLARSAGADVFVAGNSVFHASDSRAALASLREAIGT; from the coding sequence ATGAACGCCACCGCTCCCATCGCCGCGCCCAGCATCCTGTCGGCCGATTTCTCGAGGCTCGCCGAGGAACTGGCGATCGCCGATCCCGAGCTCGACTGGGTGCACTGCGACGTGATGGACAACCATTTCGTGCCGAACCTGACGTTCGGGCCGATCCTGATCGCGGCGACGCGCAAGCTCACGCGGGCGTTCGTGGACGTGCACCTGATGATGGAGCGGCCGTGGGCGATGGTGGAGGAGTTCCGCCGGGCGGGCGCCGACCAGATCACCGTGCACCTCGAGGCCTGCGCCGAGACGCGCGAGGTCCTGCGCCAGATTCGCGAGACGGGCGCGAAGGCCGGACTCGCGCTCAAGCCCGCGACGCCCTTCGGGGCGGTCGCGCCCTACCTGCCCGACCTGGACACGCTGCTGGTGATGACGGTCGAGCCGGGCTTCGGCGGCCAGTCGTTCATGCCCGGGATGCTGGACAAGGTCCGCGCCGCGCACGCCGAGCGCGCGAAGAAGAACCTGGCGTTTCGGATCGAAGTGGACGGCGGCATCCACAGCGAGACGGCCCGCCTCGCCCGCTCCGCGGGCGCCGACGTGTTCGTCGCCGGCAACAGCGTGTTCCACGCGAGCGATTCGCGGGCGGCCCTGGCGTCGCTGCGCGAGGCGATCGGGACGTAG
- the rpsP gene encoding 30S ribosomal protein S16, whose product MAVVIRMKRAGAKKRPFYRIVVADSRRQRDGRFVEILGYYDPIAKPFAVKMDEEKVKGWIAQGAQPSEQAASLFRRAGIYAARASKPTKKDGEAAKAPATRAKPRKVTDRRKKNQAARVKKKANPKKPKPKKK is encoded by the coding sequence ATGGCGGTCGTCATTCGCATGAAGCGGGCCGGCGCGAAGAAGCGGCCCTTCTACCGGATCGTCGTCGCGGACTCCCGCCGTCAGCGCGATGGCCGGTTCGTCGAGATCCTCGGCTACTACGATCCGATCGCGAAGCCGTTCGCGGTCAAGATGGACGAGGAGAAGGTCAAGGGCTGGATCGCGCAGGGCGCGCAGCCCTCCGAACAGGCGGCGTCGCTGTTCCGCCGCGCCGGCATCTACGCCGCGCGGGCGAGCAAGCCGACGAAGAAGGACGGCGAGGCGGCGAAGGCCCCGGCCACGCGGGCGAAGCCGCGCAAGGTCACCGATCGCCGCAAGAAGAACCAGGCGGCGCGCGTGAAGAAGAAGGCCAACCCGAAGAAGCCGAAGCCGAAGAAGAAGTAA
- the yajC gene encoding preprotein translocase subunit YajC, which translates to MFLVTDAWAQAPGGAAAGGPLEQFFSGPMSTIVMFGLMFAIMYFMLIRPQSQEKKKLEKAIGELQKGDKVLTTSGIVATVVSIDKNRAVLKINDDVKVEFVRSAIAQVLKQPEVK; encoded by the coding sequence ATGTTCCTCGTCACGGATGCATGGGCGCAGGCCCCGGGCGGTGCGGCGGCGGGCGGGCCGCTGGAGCAGTTCTTCAGCGGGCCGATGTCCACGATCGTCATGTTCGGACTGATGTTCGCCATCATGTACTTCATGCTGATCCGCCCGCAGAGCCAGGAGAAGAAGAAGCTCGAGAAGGCGATCGGCGAACTGCAGAAGGGCGACAAGGTGCTGACCACGAGCGGCATCGTCGCGACGGTCGTGTCCATAGACAAGAACCGCGCGGTGCTCAAGATCAACGACGACGTCAAGGTCGAGTTCGTGCGCAGCGCGATCGCCCAGGTCCTCAAGCAGCCCGAGGTGAAGTGA
- a CDS encoding methionyl-tRNA formyltransferase translates to MFMGTPEFSVPSLHAVAERCEVTLVVTRPDRPSGRGRAVRESAVSEAARGRGLPVVKPQDMKAAQVRERLAAERADVFAVTAFGAILTREVLALPRAGCVNLHGSVLPDLRGAAPVQRALWEGRERTGVCTLFMDDGIDTGDVVLVKDAAIHDDDDAGTLAARLAALGAPLLAETCVLAHEGRAPRAPQDRAAGSYARKLRKSDGAVDWTLPARVSWNRARAVTPWPGATAGFAGRRVIIVSSRPEAGAGGVPGEVRAVDREGVVVACAEGALRLVKVKPEGRGEQPAAEWARGARLEEGMRMQSGKEFLS, encoded by the coding sequence GTGTTCATGGGCACGCCCGAGTTCTCGGTGCCGTCGCTGCACGCCGTGGCGGAACGCTGCGAGGTGACGCTGGTCGTCACCCGGCCGGATCGCCCGAGCGGGCGCGGCCGCGCCGTGCGCGAGTCGGCGGTCTCCGAGGCGGCGCGCGGCCGCGGGCTGCCAGTCGTGAAGCCGCAGGACATGAAGGCCGCCCAGGTGCGGGAACGGCTCGCCGCCGAGCGCGCGGACGTGTTCGCGGTCACGGCCTTCGGCGCGATCCTGACCCGCGAGGTGCTGGCGTTGCCGCGCGCGGGCTGCGTGAACCTGCATGGTTCGGTGCTGCCCGATCTGCGCGGCGCGGCGCCGGTCCAGCGCGCACTGTGGGAGGGCCGCGAGCGGACGGGTGTGTGCACGCTGTTCATGGACGACGGCATTGACACGGGCGACGTCGTGCTGGTGAAGGACGCCGCGATCCACGACGACGACGACGCCGGCACGCTCGCGGCGCGGCTCGCCGCGCTCGGCGCGCCGCTGCTCGCCGAGACCTGCGTGCTCGCGCACGAGGGCCGGGCGCCGCGCGCGCCGCAGGATCGCGCCGCCGGCTCGTACGCGCGGAAGCTGAGGAAGTCCGACGGCGCGGTGGACTGGACGCTGCCGGCCCGCGTCTCCTGGAACCGTGCAAGGGCGGTGACGCCCTGGCCGGGCGCGACCGCGGGATTCGCCGGCCGTCGCGTGATTATCGTGTCGTCGCGCCCCGAAGCGGGCGCGGGCGGTGTCCCGGGGGAAGTGAGGGCCGTGGACCGCGAGGGTGTGGTGGTCGCCTGCGCCGAAGGCGCGTTGAGGTTGGTGAAGGTCAAGCCCGAGGGCCGCGGCGAGCAGCCGGCGGCGGAGTGGGCGCGCGGCGCGCGCCTCGAAGAGGGCATGCGGATGCAATCCGGGAAGGAGTTCCTGTCGTGA
- a CDS encoding YwiC-like family protein — translation MSHAPSATPAAPAPPLTRIVMPPEHGGWAFLGEPILLGLIVAPSWAGACVALAALAGFLARQPLRLFMGDRRRGRRYPRTALAERTFAVLAVAGAAALAGALALARGPLLLALGTAAPLAAAALALDLGLRSREAAAETLAVLALGGTAAGIALAAGHSPPLAFGLWALLALRALPTIAFVRARFRLDKGEPANPALALALHAAAFALALAVAAAGFTRAPLAWGYGLLAARAAYMLSPRRPRWRPVWLGLFELAAGLALVALIALAAHAAR, via the coding sequence ATGAGCCACGCCCCGTCGGCCACGCCCGCGGCGCCGGCCCCGCCGCTCACGCGCATCGTCATGCCTCCCGAGCACGGCGGCTGGGCGTTCCTCGGCGAGCCCATCCTGCTCGGCCTGATCGTCGCGCCCTCGTGGGCGGGCGCGTGCGTGGCGCTCGCGGCGCTCGCCGGATTCCTCGCGCGCCAGCCGCTGCGGCTGTTCATGGGCGACCGCCGCCGTGGCCGGCGCTATCCGCGCACCGCGCTCGCCGAGCGCACGTTCGCGGTGCTCGCCGTGGCGGGCGCCGCGGCGCTGGCCGGCGCGCTGGCGCTCGCGCGCGGGCCGCTGCTGCTGGCGCTGGGAACGGCCGCTCCGCTCGCCGCGGCGGCGCTGGCGCTCGACCTGGGCCTGCGCTCGCGCGAGGCGGCGGCCGAGACGCTCGCGGTGCTGGCGCTCGGAGGGACCGCGGCGGGCATCGCGCTCGCGGCCGGTCATTCGCCGCCGCTGGCCTTCGGGCTTTGGGCGCTGCTCGCGCTGCGCGCGCTGCCGACGATCGCGTTCGTCCGCGCACGCTTCCGGCTCGACAAGGGCGAGCCGGCCAACCCGGCGCTCGCGCTGGCGCTGCACGCGGCGGCGTTCGCGCTCGCCCTGGCGGTCGCGGCCGCGGGCTTCACGCGCGCCCCGCTGGCGTGGGGCTACGGCCTGCTCGCCGCGCGCGCCGCGTACATGCTCTCGCCCCGGCGGCCGCGCTGGCGCCCGGTGTGGCTCGGCCTGTTCGAGCTGGCCGCCGGTCTGGCGCTGGTCGCCCTGATCGCGCTCGCGGCGCACGCCGCGCGCTGA
- the tgt gene encoding tRNA guanosine(34) transglycosylase Tgt yields MTFSFQLEHRDGGTAARAGRITTAHGEVLTPAFMPVGTVGSVKTLTPDDLKGAGCDVLLGNTYHLYLRPGVDTVRTLGGLHRFMGWRGAILTDSGGFQVMSLNELNKVSEEGVEFRSHLDGSRHLIGPETAMRIQDGLGADIAMSFDQLIELPAPIEKVREAVDRTLRWARRGLDERARLRGEGRGVMALFGINQGGTDAAERARCFATLRGLEFDGYALGGLWVGEGRTLGLEMVERDCAEFPADRPRYLMGVGHPVDVVEAVARGVDMMDCVLPTRNARRGTVFVSTGRLVVRNAAYARDERPLDPECDCDTCRKFSRAYLRHLFVSGELLGMRLASVHAVHQMISLVRRARTAIADGRYATFRSEFLDKFRSNETLVRAAS; encoded by the coding sequence ATGACCTTCTCCTTCCAGCTCGAACATCGCGACGGCGGAACCGCGGCGCGCGCGGGTCGGATCACGACCGCGCACGGCGAGGTGCTGACCCCGGCCTTCATGCCGGTGGGCACCGTGGGCTCCGTCAAGACGCTCACGCCCGACGACTTGAAGGGCGCGGGCTGCGACGTGCTGCTCGGCAACACCTACCACCTTTATCTGCGCCCGGGCGTGGACACCGTGCGCACGCTCGGCGGGCTGCACCGCTTCATGGGCTGGCGCGGCGCGATCCTGACCGATTCGGGCGGCTTCCAGGTGATGAGCCTGAACGAACTGAACAAGGTGAGCGAGGAAGGCGTCGAGTTCCGCTCGCACCTCGACGGCTCGAGGCACCTGATCGGGCCCGAGACCGCGATGCGCATTCAGGACGGTCTGGGCGCCGACATCGCAATGAGCTTCGATCAGCTGATCGAGCTGCCGGCGCCGATCGAAAAGGTGCGCGAAGCGGTGGACCGCACGCTGCGCTGGGCCCGGCGCGGGCTCGACGAGCGCGCGAGGCTGCGCGGGGAGGGCCGCGGCGTCATGGCGCTGTTCGGCATCAACCAGGGCGGCACCGACGCGGCCGAGCGCGCGCGCTGCTTCGCGACGCTGCGCGGGCTGGAGTTCGACGGCTACGCGCTCGGCGGCCTGTGGGTGGGTGAGGGCCGCACGCTGGGGCTCGAGATGGTCGAGCGCGACTGCGCCGAGTTTCCGGCGGACCGGCCGCGCTACCTGATGGGCGTCGGTCACCCGGTGGACGTGGTCGAGGCGGTGGCGCGCGGCGTGGACATGATGGACTGCGTGCTGCCGACGCGGAACGCGCGCCGCGGAACGGTGTTCGTCTCGACCGGGCGGCTGGTGGTGCGCAACGCCGCCTACGCCCGCGACGAACGCCCGCTCGATCCCGAATGCGACTGCGACACCTGCCGGAAGTTCTCGCGCGCCTACCTGCGCCACCTGTTCGTCTCGGGCGAGCTGCTCGGGATGCGCCTGGCGTCGGTGCACGCGGTGCACCAGATGATCTCGCTCGTCCGCCGCGCGCGGACGGCGATCGCGGACGGTCGCTACGCGACGTTCCGCTCGGAGTTCCTCGACAAGTTCCGCAGCAACGAGACGCTCGTCCGGGCGGCCTCGTAA
- the ffh gene encoding signal recognition particle protein codes for MRCDRVPAPSFPQENPAVFEQLSERVTGILRKLTGQARLTPDNIRESMREVRRALLEADVPVAVAKEFVARVEERAVGEDVLRSLTPGQQVVGVVREELEKLLGNTTVTLAGSPFIPTVVLLAGLQGSGKTTFAGKLAVWLKARGKRTLLASADVYRPAAIDQLERVAQHAGAGFWRAPEGTPPAAIAAGALDEARRRGFDFLVLDTAGRLHIDEELMSELAELKKIVRAHQVLLVVDGMIGQESVRVGETFATRVGVDGLVLTKMDGDARGGAALSLRHVTGKPILFLGTGEKLDGLEVFNAGRLAGRILGMGDVLGLVEKAQQAVTEQDALKLAERMKKSDFTLEDFLAQLRQVSKMGPLEDLLKMMPGVPKDAAAKLGPQKETFRQYEAILCSMTIKERRNPRLLDGSRRRRIAAGSGTHVSDVNRLIRDFEQARTMMKALKKGPRGLAGLRGRMRPR; via the coding sequence ATGCGCTGTGATAGGGTTCCCGCCCCTTCCTTCCCGCAGGAGAATCCCGCAGTGTTCGAACAGCTCAGCGAGCGCGTCACCGGCATCCTCCGCAAGCTGACCGGGCAGGCGCGCCTCACGCCCGACAACATCCGCGAGTCCATGCGCGAGGTGCGCCGGGCGCTGCTCGAGGCCGACGTGCCCGTCGCGGTGGCGAAGGAGTTCGTCGCCCGCGTCGAGGAGCGCGCCGTGGGCGAGGACGTCCTCAGGAGCCTGACGCCCGGGCAGCAGGTGGTCGGAGTCGTGCGCGAGGAGCTCGAGAAGCTGCTCGGCAACACGACCGTGACGCTGGCCGGCTCGCCCTTCATCCCGACCGTCGTGCTGCTCGCGGGTCTGCAGGGCTCGGGCAAGACGACGTTCGCGGGCAAGCTCGCCGTGTGGCTCAAGGCCCGCGGCAAACGCACGCTGCTCGCCAGCGCCGACGTCTACCGCCCGGCCGCGATCGACCAGCTCGAGCGCGTCGCCCAGCACGCCGGCGCCGGCTTCTGGCGCGCGCCCGAGGGCACTCCGCCGGCGGCGATCGCCGCCGGCGCGCTCGACGAGGCGCGCCGGCGCGGCTTCGACTTCCTCGTGCTCGACACCGCCGGGCGCCTGCACATCGACGAGGAGCTGATGTCCGAGCTGGCCGAACTCAAGAAGATCGTGCGCGCGCACCAGGTGCTGCTGGTCGTGGACGGCATGATCGGACAGGAGTCGGTGCGCGTCGGGGAGACGTTCGCGACCCGCGTCGGCGTGGACGGGCTCGTGCTGACCAAGATGGACGGCGACGCGCGCGGCGGCGCGGCGCTGTCGCTGCGTCACGTGACCGGCAAGCCGATCCTGTTCCTGGGTACCGGCGAGAAGCTCGACGGCCTCGAGGTCTTCAACGCCGGCCGGCTCGCCGGCCGCATCCTCGGCATGGGTGACGTGCTCGGCCTGGTGGAGAAGGCACAGCAGGCGGTGACCGAGCAGGACGCGCTCAAGCTGGCCGAGCGCATGAAGAAGTCGGACTTCACGCTCGAGGACTTTCTCGCGCAGCTGCGGCAGGTGAGCAAGATGGGGCCGCTGGAGGATCTGCTCAAGATGATGCCCGGCGTGCCGAAGGACGCCGCGGCGAAGCTGGGCCCGCAGAAGGAGACCTTCCGGCAGTACGAAGCGATCCTGTGCAGCATGACGATCAAGGAGCGCCGCAATCCGCGGCTGCTGGACGGCAGCCGCCGCCGCCGCATCGCCGCCGGCAGCGGCACGCACGTCTCCGACGTGAACCGCCTGATCCGCGATTTCGAGCAGGCGCGAACCATGATGAAGGCCCTGAAGAAGGGCCCGCGCGGCCTCGCCGGCCTGCGCGGGCGGATGCGCCCCAGATAG
- a CDS encoding tetratricopeptide repeat protein — translation MRAPGFALAALLALTPVAGCARGAPPAARPGSFQRSQALIDSGNVAYRAGEFATAARRYASAAVAEPDDPAAYYGLGMALAKLGRDDEARQAYAKARALAGAQLEDSTAHP, via the coding sequence ATGCGCGCACCCGGATTCGCCCTCGCGGCGCTGCTCGCCCTGACGCCGGTCGCCGGTTGCGCCCGCGGCGCGCCCCCGGCCGCGCGGCCCGGCTCGTTCCAACGCTCGCAGGCGCTGATCGATTCGGGCAACGTCGCCTATCGCGCCGGCGAGTTCGCGACCGCCGCCCGCCGCTACGCGAGCGCCGCGGTCGCCGAACCCGACGATCCGGCCGCCTACTACGGCCTCGGCATGGCGCTGGCGAAGCTCGGACGGGACGACGAGGCACGCCAGGCCTACGCGAAGGCGCGCGCGCTCGCGGGCGCTCAGCTCGAGGACAGCACCGCCCACCCCTGA
- the def gene encoding peptide deformylase, whose protein sequence is MSVRRVVIYGDPVLRRKAGAVTSFDDTLRALVADLFETARAYNGVGLAANQVGVPQRVFIIDVPIGEGLRDRFAVVNPVIDRREGKESGEEGCLSMPGLYEDVVRAERVRVRGFDEHGKPVERVVEGYLARAVQHEADHLDGVLFTDRLSPLKKQFLRRQLDELARGEIPEGYHPGERSEERL, encoded by the coding sequence GTGAGCGTCCGGCGCGTCGTCATCTACGGCGATCCGGTGCTGCGGCGGAAGGCCGGGGCGGTGACCTCGTTCGACGACACGCTGCGCGCGCTGGTGGCCGACCTGTTCGAGACCGCCCGCGCGTACAACGGCGTCGGCCTGGCCGCGAACCAGGTCGGCGTGCCGCAGCGCGTGTTCATCATTGACGTGCCGATCGGCGAGGGACTGCGCGACCGCTTCGCGGTCGTGAACCCGGTGATCGACCGGCGCGAAGGGAAGGAGTCGGGCGAGGAGGGCTGCCTGTCCATGCCGGGGTTGTACGAGGACGTGGTGCGCGCCGAACGCGTGCGCGTGCGCGGCTTCGACGAGCACGGCAAGCCCGTCGAGCGGGTCGTCGAGGGCTACCTGGCGCGCGCGGTGCAGCACGAGGCCGATCACCTCGACGGCGTGCTGTTCACGGACCGGCTCTCGCCGCTCAAGAAGCAGTTCCTGCGCCGCCAGCTCGACGAGCTGGCGCGCGGCGAGATCCCCGAGGGCTACCACCCCGGGGAGCGCTCCGAGGAGCGGCTCTGA